The genomic region GCCTGGTTGAAGAAAAAGGCTCCGTTACCCGTATAGTCGGGATAGATATCAATTTCACCGCTTATAATGGCTCTACGGACAACATCGGTAGGTCCGAAAGAAATTTTATCTACAACCTCAAATCCATTTTCTTCAAGAACGAGTTTGATTAGATTACCCAGAAGGGCACCTTCGGTATCAATTTTGGATGCCACAAGAACAGGACCCTTGCTCATTTCCAGCTGGGGAGCTGCTTCTTCCTGAGCTCCGGCTGCAAAAAGAGTGCCGCCTATAAAACAAAGAATTACTAATAAAAGAAAGGACTTATGTTTCATTTTGATCTCCTTTCTTTGATTATAAGGATCCCCGAAGAGGATTCCACCATATATCACATCTCTCGATCTTAAAAAAAATTAAAAAGAGGGGGCAGGTACTTTCTCTCAAATTGATTCTTGTATATTATTTCCTGACTCTGAACAGCAGGTGCACTCTGTGTCTCTGATAAATAATCTCCAACAGGAATAATATGAATAAATCTTCACTCAACACAGATAATCTGCATCTTATTGCAACAAGAAAAGATCTGAGCGCCAACCCGGCTCCTCTGGGACTCATGGGTTTCGGGATGACCACAGTTCTGCTGAATCTCCACAATGCCGGATTTTTCGGACTGGGTTCAATGATCCTGGCTATGGGAATTTTCTATGGCGGACTGGCTCAGGTAATCGCAGGAATTATGGAATGGAAAAAGGGAAATACCTTTGGAACAACAGCCTTCACATCCTATGGATTCTTCTGGCTATCCCTTGTAACAATCAAGGTCATGCCTGAAACCGGACTGATGGAAGCGCCCTCCAATTCTGCTATGGCTGCCTACCTGATTATGTGGGGTATCTTCACCGGAGTCCTTTTTCTGGGAACACTCAAGCTGAGCAGATCTCTTCAGGTTGTTTTCGGATCTCTGACTCTTCTTTTCTTTATGCTGGCCCTGGGAGATATCACAGGAAATACATTTATCAAACATCTCACTGGCTTTGAGGGTATTTTCTGCGGTCTGTCTGCCATTTATGCCGGACTGGCTCAGGTTCTCAACGAAGTCTACGGGAAAACTGTAGCACCCGTATAAACATATTACTTAAATAATAATCTTTCCGGACAAATTATTGGACAATTTGATTTCTTATTCATTAGGATTCAAATCAGGTAGGTTCGGAAATGAAGTATTTACGTATTAAGATAATATGCGGTACTCTGCTGCTTTCAGGAGCAATGGGAGGAGCCGGGTGGGTTTATCACGGGATCTATGTCCTGCGTGACCTCTCTTACTTTTCCAATAAACCATATATCTTCTGGGCAGGGGTTTTTACTCTGCTTGCAGTCTCCGTCCTGGTTATGGGGCGGAATCTCAAGCCCCTTAAATATTTATACCAGCCAGAGAATATTGTCGATGAAGAGTCTCGTCATTCCATCATCCATGCCATTGGGCAGGTCCCGAAAATTCTTATAATTGTAAATGCTGCCGGATTTATTGCCTGGCCCATAGCCAACAATCTGATTGCTGTTATGCTGGCCGGTAGGGAGTTGGACAGTCTTATATTCATTCTCACAATCATCTATAACGGCTCTATCGGTCTGATGGCCTGTATTATGGGAATATCCATAAGCAATACTCTCTTTCTTCCAGTCTGGAAAATACTGGAAACCCATGATTTTGAGGAAGCCCCTCATCAGCAGAATTTTATGGCGAAGAATCTCCTTCACACATTTGCCAGTATCTTTTTCATTCTGGCGCTCGGTTTCTCCGGTGCTATCGGTTATGTCAGCTCTCTCTCCGGGGCAGTCTTTGATGCGTCAAAGACCGGCAGCTCTGCTCTACCTTTTCCAATGGATATGGAGAACAGGATCAAATTTGCAAACCATGTGAATCTGGAATTTATCAGTGGACTGATATTTCCCATGATTCTCTGCTTTATAATCATCATCATTGCCAATCTTCTCTCCCTTTCTGAACAGAGGAGCAAAATCAAAGCTCTCATCGAAACAGTAGGGGATCTTGCGGAAGGCCGTAAAAATCTGGAAGACAGGCTGATTCTTTATTCTGCAGATGAATTTGGATTTGTTGCGGATAAAATAAACCGCTTCATCTCTCATCTGGGAATTCTGATAAACAATACCGGTGAAAATGCCTCTTCATTGAGTGCCAACGCCCATTCCCTCAAAGAGAGTTCATCCAATATGGAGGATGCTACCAGATCCATGAGCCAGTCTCTGGAGCAGGTGGGGGAATCTATCAGCCGCAGCCGAAAGGATATGGGTCATGTAGAAGATTCAGTATCTGATATTCTGAGTTCTGTTAAGAAAGTTTCGGAAGAGGTCATAAAACAGACGGATCTGGTAAATCAGAGTTCTGCATCCATTGAAGAGATCTCTGCCAATATTGATTCAGTTGCCCTGAATACAGAACAGGCGGATCTTCTTTCAGCAGAACTATATTCCATCTCCAAAGAGGGGCAGAACGCAGCAGGAGAATCTATGACAGCCATTAAGGATATAGAAAAGAGTTCTTTCCTTCTGCAGGAATTTGTTTCATCCATAGCAAAGATTGCTTCTCAGATTAATCTCCTGGCCATGAATGCAGCCATTGAAGCGGCCCATGCCGGTGATTCGGGCCGGGGGTTTGCCGTTGTTGCCGCAGAAGTACGGAATCTAGCAGAAAGCAGTGCCATCAGCGCAAAGGGTGTAGGTAAGAGTATCCAGGGAATGACAGAACAGGTCGGACGGGCCGTAAAGCTTATGACTCGTTCCAGAGAATCATTTGAAAAGGCCACGGCCAATGCCCGGATGAGTTCTGATTTGAGTAAATCCATTGCTCAGTCTATGAAGGAACAGCGGATAGGGGCAAGGGATGTCCTGGACTCAGTAAGAGTCCTTATCGATTCTACAGCTCTGCTGAACAGTATCAGTGACGAGCAGGAACGCTGTTCTGAGGGGATTAAAGCAGCAATGGAGAGTTTGACATCAAGTTCCTCCAAAATCGCCGATGCTATGAAAGAGCAGAACCACCAGAAAAATAGGGTGCTTGAAATCTCCGGGGCTGTCAAAGAGATTTCTGAGGCAAATAAAAATACAGCACTTAAACTTACAGAGGATCTCTCAGTTTTCGGAGGCGGCAGTTAAAAAAACCGCCCCGGGTGGAGCGGTCCTGTTGAACGCAGTTGATAATTATGCTGTTACCACTGCAGGTTTTTTAGAACCGAAAAGAATCTTGTAAGACTCTTTAATAAGGACAATAGCAAGAACAAACAGAACTACCGCAAAGAAAACAAGGATGTAGTTTCCTGCGACAATGTTAGCCTGAGCTACAAAAACAAGTGCAGTCAGGGTAACAAGGAACATGAAAATCATAGGAATTTTTACCATCCTGTTCTCTTTTCCTTCATTGGCAAGCCAGGCAGCGATGGCCAGTAGAGCCAGTGCTGAGAGCAGCTGGTTCGCAGATCCGAAAATAGGCCAGATTACTCTCCAGTCGGAGAATCCCAGAAAACCGCCGACAGCTACAGAAAGAATAGTGGCAACATACTTATTTGAAAGTGTTTTTGCGACTTTATTTTCTTTCTCATCAGCAGCCATGCTAAAGAATTCCTGGAATACAAAACGGGCCAGTCTTGTTGCTGTGTCCAGACTTGTCAGTGCGAAAGCCGAAATCGCCAGAGCAATAAAGGGAACACCAACTTCCATGGGAAGTCCGAAGGCATTCATAAAGGTTCCTACTCCGATGGAGAAGGTGGGGATTGCTCCGCCTTTCTGCATACCTACAGCGCCGATGGCTACAAGTGAAATAACCGCCAGAACACCCTCTATCAGCATACCGCCGTAACCGATGAGTTTAGCATCACCTTCTTTGTCTACCATCTTGGAAGAGGTTCCGGATCCTACGAGTGAGTGAAAACCGGAGATGGCTCCACAGGCAACTGTTACAAAAAGGATGGGGAACATAAATGCACCCTTAACCTTAAAACCGGCAAATGCGGGAACAAACTCGGGGTTTATGGTGGGATTGGCAAAAATCAGTCCTACAACGGCTCCGATAATCATGGCATATAAGAGGAACGAGTTAAGATAATCACGGGGCTGAAGGAGAATCCAGACAGGTGTCACAGAGGCAATAAAGATATATGCCAGAAGCAGCCACATCCAGACCTTCGCAGAGAGGACCAGGGGAAACATCATTCCCAGTTTGATACAGAGACCCAGGAGAGCAACCCCGATTACAGTACTGAGTACCAGATTCATTCCTCTTCTATAAACAAAAAAGCCGAATAAAATGGCAATTCCTATGAAAAGAACAGATGCTGTTGCTGCTTCGGGTGTGGAAGCAAAGGTGCTGGCAACTATGTTCAGGAAGGCTGCTACAACAAGGATAAGAGTGAGCCATGCGAAGATAGCAAAGAGCTTTTTACCTTTTTTTCCGATATTCTTTTCAATAATTTCACCAATGGTTTTCCCATCATGACGGATAGATGCCATGAGAGCGCCAAAGTCATGAACACCTCCGAAGAAGATAGATCCGATGATGATCCAAAGCAATACAGGTATCCAGCCGAAGAAGGCTGCAGCTATTGGACCTGTAATGGGTCCGGCGCCTGCAATTGAAGCAAAATGATGACCCAGGACAACACCCTTGGAAGCGGGGACATAGTCTACGCCGTCTTCTTTGGTATGAGCCGGGGTCTCTCTTTTTGTGTCTACACCCCACTTCTTGCATAGCCATCCGGCATAGAAGACGTAGGCAGCGAAGAAAAGGGCAATTGACACCAGTACGATGAGAATTGAATTCATAGATTTCTCCTAAACAGTCTTTTCCGGTGTAAAAAAAGAAGCTGTTTTAATAAATTTTTTATGTGTAACTACCCTGTTTGATTTCAGGGAGATGACAACCAGTCCCAGGTCAGCCCAGCCTTTAAATCCGAAGGCAAAGCCCTTCTGAAATTTAGTCCTGCGCGCAATTTTGGCAATTTCTTCGGGTATTTCTTCCTCAAGAATATGAACAAGGAGTATTTGAGAGGACATATGTTCACTATGGGGTTGTGCTATATCTCTTATATGAGCTTTTATGATATCTATTTCGTTTAATAAGGACTCTTTTGTATCTGAAAGACCTGTTTTCAACAAAAAATACTCATTAGTTTCAAATCCATAGATCTTTATCTCTTTCAGGACAGCAAATTTTGTATTTATTGCATTAAATGAAGCAAGGAAATCGAAATTTAAAGAGTCTATTGAATAGTTTTCTGAAAAATCGAAGTTTGAAGACAGTTTTTTACGTATTACGTTCAAGTATTCACTGATGATGCTCATATTTATGGATAATATCACGGATTCATTATCTGTAAATAACAATGTAGATATTTTTTTATCAATATATTATATGGATTTACTTATGATTAAATTAGTAATAATTAAAAATGCCGGAGATACAGAATCTCCGGCATGGAAAATATTATTAAGCGGTTGCTGTTTTTACTCTGTTTCTCAGACTCTTGATCATTGGATAAACAATCGAGATGACTGTCAGGGCAAAAAGAATCAGACAGATGGGTGAGCCGAAGAAAATTCCAATATCACCATCGGCAATCTTGTACGCTCTTCTGAATGACTGTTCCATATTATTACCTACAATTACAGCCAGAATCATTGGAGTGGAAGGAAACTTACTCTTGCTCATAAAGTATCCAAGCAGACCGAATCCTACGAGCAGGTAAAAGTCCATAACGCTGTAGCTGATAGCATAGGCTCCTACAAATGAAAGACCCAGAACAATTGGATAGAGAATCTTTGGAGGTACAGATAGTACCCGTACAAGAAGTCCCGCCAGGGGAATATTCATAACCGCAAGGATGATGTTTCCGATGAACATACTTGCAATCAGACCCCAGACAATTAAGGGTTGTTGTTGAAAGAGCATGGGACCGGGCTGTAATCCAAGAAGAAGAAGAGCTCCCATCATAACAGCTGTTGTTCCTGATCCGGGAATTCCCAGAGTCAGCATCGGAATCATGGCTCCTACAGATGCTGCATTATTAGCAGATTCCGGAGCTGCAAGTCCTTCAATAGCTCCTTTTCCAAACTCTTCCGGATTTTTTGACAGCTGTTTCTCATTGTTATAGGACATGAGAGACGCCATGGTACCGCCGGCTCCGGGAAGAGCTCCTACAAAGAAACCAAGAGGTGCCGATCTTAATATGGGCCATACACAACGTTTCCATTCTACGCGGCTTATCCATATTTTACCAAAGTTTTTCTGAACCATGGCTTTACCGGAATCAATGTTTTTAAAGCTTTTAAATACTTCTCCCAAAGCATATACAGCGATGATTACAATCAGAAAATCGATCCCACTCTGCAACTCCAGGATTCCCATAGTAAAGCGGCTTACACCTGATTGTCCATCAATTCCGATGGTGGCAATCATAAGACCCAGTATTGTGGCGATAAAACCGCGAAGTCTGTTCCCTTCAGTCATGGAAGCGGTGGCAGACAATGCAAAAAGGAACAGCATGAAGTACTCTGCAGGACCGAATTTCAGGGCAAAATGTGCTACAGGTATAGCAACAGCTACCATACATATTGTTGCGAAGATACCGCCGATAAAAGATGCTATAGCTGATATGGCAAGGGCTGATTCGGCTCGCCCCTGTTGAGTCATCGGGTAACCGTCGAATGTCGCAGCAACAGCTGCTCCGTCACCAGGTGTGTTTATAAGAATGGATGCCCTTGAGCCTCCGTACATTGCTCCGTAATAAACACCACCCATAGTAATAAGAGCTGCAGTAGGGCCCATTGAAAAGGTCAGGGGAAGTAGAACGGCTACACCTGTAGCAGGCCCCAGCCCTGGAAGCATGCCGATTATGGTACCCAGCAGACCACCGATTGTAACCCACATAAGATTGGCAGGTGTCAGCGCAACCATAAATCCGTCTAATAGAAATGATAATGTTTCCATAGTGTATTCCTTTAAACCCAGATTCCCGGTGTCAGTGGAAGGTAGACACCCAGAAGTTTGGAAAAGACGATATATATAAACAGGCTGAACAGAACTGCAACAGCTGTATTTATTTTCCAGTTTTTGGCTCCATTGAACAGAAGCAGTTCAAGTTCAAGGAATATTATTGTACTGATAACATAACCGGCTTTATCAAAAAGCAGAGCATAAACAATGGATGCCAGACAGGTAAGTCCAATCTTTTTAAAACCGGCTTCTTTGAAGAAAGGAACATCAGAGGGCTCTTTTTTTTCGGTCTCTTTTTGTTCTTTCAATTCCCTGATCAGCAGGGAGATGGACATTGATATTAATATAATTCCCAGCATCAATGGAAATATTTTAGGTTCAAAAGCTCTGCCCACAGATGCTTCGGGAAGCATCAGGGTAGCCGATGTATAAACCAGGCCCAATAGTAAGAATAATAGGGATGGTAAAACAGATAAACTCACGGATTCCTCCAATTTGGACAGCCTGTGTTTTAGATCCAGAAGGGATAGACAGGCTGTCCAAAGATTATTATTTAATCATTCCGATATCAGTCAGGATAGATGTGTATTCATCATTAACCTGAGCCAGGAAGTCAGAAAACTCGGGAGCGTCAAGATATGCATCGTCCCATCCGTTTGTCTTTTTAGCCTGATCCCATTCAGGAGTTGCAACCAGTTCAGCAAGAGTCTCTCTCCAGTAGCTGACAGCATACTCGGGCATTTCGGGAGCACCGAAGAGACCTCTCCAGTTTACAAAGGTTGCGTCGATTCCCTGCTCTATACAGGTCGGAATATTGGCAACAACACCTTCACCTACGCGGTGATCGGCTGTCTGACCAAGTGCTTTCAGGTGTCCACTTTCAAGGAGACCGAGAACTTCTGAAAGACCGGTGGAGTATACATCAATGTGTCCTCCGAGAACCTGTGCAGTGGCAGAGTCGTCAAAACTTACGTAGTCAATCTCTTTCAGATCAGTGATACCAGCGGCTTTTGCCATCATCAGGAACTGAATGTGGTCCATTGAACCTACAGAGGAAATCCCTCCGATTTTTACACTCTTGATATCTTTTTTTAGAGCTTCCATAACATCTGTCATACTATTGTATTTTGAATCTGCTCCTACAACAAAAACGGCATAGTCAGCGATAAGACGGGCCAGGGGAGTTACATCTTTATATCCCAGTTCAGTCGTTCCGTTCAGCTGTGTCAGAATCAGAGGGGATGAATATACACATACAATCTTGGCTGAGCCTTTCTTTTCCTGAAGGCTGGCCAGGTTTACTGATCCACCGGCACCGGGGTTGTTTCTTACGGGCATGGGAACTTTTACAAGTCCAGTATCTTTCAGAGCTTTGGCAGTGGTTCTTATGGTTAAGTCCCATCCACCACCGGCTCCTCCAGGTGCTACAAAGTCAAGCACACCCTTAGGGTAAGTCGGGTTTCCGTCTGCGGAATCACTCTGACCTTCTGCACTCAGACTCATACCAAGCACCAGAAATAATGCCATCATAAGTGACATAACTTTTACTTTTCTCATTATCAATTCTCCTTTTGTTTTCCCGATCAGGGATTGTGAATAAATGACACAGGCCCGGTTCGGCCTGACTGAGATTATTTTAAGCCCGGGAATTTAAATCGGGATGTAGGAGAGAAATGGAAATGTATGTAGGACTCATCCTACAGGGGGAGTTGAGATTCGGAGATCAGCTTATGCTTTACAGCGTAGTATGTCAGCTGAGCATTATTTTTTAGATTCATTTTCTGCAGGAGTCTGGTTCTGTAGGTGCTTACTGTCTTGATGCTGAGATTGAGTTTTTCGGAAATTTCACTGCTGCTGAGCCCACTGACCAGCATGATCATAACCTGATACTCCCGTTCAGAAAGCTGCTTATGAGGAAGGTCGCTATGGTCTCCCTGATAATCATCAAGTAGAAGCTGGCTTACTTTTTGAGTGAGATAGCGTCCACCTCTCAAGACTTCCTTAACTGCGTTGACAAGCTCTTCGGGGGCACTGGCCTTATTCAGACATCCAGAGGCTCCCATCTTCAGGGCCCGCAGGGCGTACTGGCTTTCTGATTGAATACTCAATATTAAAACCGGTATCTGTGGATATTGAATATTTAGATCTTTCAATACCTCCAGACCGTCTTTACCAGGGAGAGATATATCCAGAATGACTACATCATATTTTACTTCATTCATTTTCTGGAGAACTTCATTTCCATTGGATAACTCATCCAGTTGTTTTAAAGGTATGAATTCCTGAAGAATCTGACAGAGCCCTCTGCGAACTAGGGGGTGATCATCCACAATAAGTATCTTATGCATATTATCATTCCTTTAAAGGGAGATTTATTCTAACAATTGTGCCACCATCAGGATAGTTGTCAATACTGAAGTTTCCACCGAAGTGACGGCAGCGTTCTCTCATTCCAATTAGACCGAATGAGTCATCTCTTTTTTCTGTATTCTTATTGATTCCTCTACCATTATCTCTGACATTGAGAGATAAATTTCCGCCCTCTTTCACAACCCGGACTTCAACTTTGGAAGCGGCGGAATGGCGGATTATATTGGTTAGAATCTCCTGATATATTCTGAATACGGCAGTTTTTATTTCCTGGTTCTCTTCAGTAAAGGGCTTGCCTCCCATTTCGATCAGAATGTCCAGGCTTACCCCGGTTCTTTTTCTGAATCGACGGCTTTGCCATTCCAGCGCTTCTTCCATGGTAAGGTTATCCAGAGCTTTTGGTCGGAGATTTGTAGATATGCTGCGTACAGACTCGATTGAATCATTGACAATTTCCAGGAGGGTTGTGATCTTTTCCTTTCTTATATTTTCAGATGATTCAGGGTGACTGTTTAGCCAATAGAGATCGAATTTCATGGCAGTTAGCTGCTGTCCCAGTTCATCGTGATAGTCCCTGGCAGCACCACGCCGCTCCTCTTCTCTGGCCTGTTCCATATGCATTGAAAAACTTCTGAGTTGGGCATTATTTTTATTAAGTCCTCTAAGACGATACCAGATGATAACTCCCAGTATCAAAAATAAAAGGAGACCTGTAAGGAAATAGAACCAGAGATGCATCCAGAAAGGGGCCTGTACAATTATTTTCAGCGCTTTTACAGCGTTCTGTCCGTTATGATCGCTCCCTTTTATTTCAAGCTCATATTCTCCATGAGGCACGGAGGCATAACTGACCTCGTTGTTGTTTCCCAGAAAACGAGGGCGATCTTCCAGCCCTTTAAGTTGAACCGTATATTGATGCTTGCCGGGATCAATATAAGAAAGCAGTGAATATCTGATAGTCAGGTTATTAGCTGAATAGGGAAGGGTTATGCTCTCTTTCAGCGAAATATCTTTATCGAGAATTACCATACCATCTACACTCTGGTTAATTTTGACAGGGAGATTATGAATACTCAGAGCAGTTATTTGGAGATGGCCTGTCAGAGGGTTTTCAAAGTTTAAGGCTGCGGGGTGAAAACTGCTGATTCCTCCGGGACCGCCCCAGAAGAACTCACCATTTTTTGTCTTAATATAGGCATTCTGTGAAAATTCATCACCCACAAGACCATCGGCACTGCTGAAGTTTTGAATTCTTTCGTCTGTCAGATTAACTCTGGAGAGACCATTGTCAGTTGAGAGCCAAATATTTCCTTCTTCATCATCAAGTATCCCATAAATATTGTCTCCGGAGAGTCCTTCTCTGGTGGAAATTGTCCGGAAAAAAATATCATCAGGGTAGAAGATATTAACTCCTCCGCCGGCTGTACCTATCCATAGACGGTTCATTTGATCTTCAAATATAACATTCACAGATGTGTCACTGAGACTTCCTGATTTACCTGGAGAACGGACGAAACTCTTAAACTCATCCAGATCTTTCATATATAGATTGAGACCGCCGTCCCATGTTCCCACCCATATCTGATTTTGTGAATCCTCGAAGATACAGCGCACGGCATTTCCATTCAGTCCCTCGGGCTTTCCAGGATCATGCAGATATTGTGTCAGTATCCCTTCTTTCATCCTGAATAAACCGCTTCCTTCAGTACCTATCCACAGACTGCCTTCTCTGCTTTCATGGATAAACCAGACAGTCTCCCGGTTGGGAGACCCTGGTTCAGTATTCAGAAGAGGGATCGGAACAACATCATTTATGGAGAGCCCCGGGGGGATCATGAAAAGGCCGCTGCCGTCAGTACCTATCCACTGCCTTCCCTGAGAGTCTTCCAGCAGGGAATAGATCTGATCATTTTCAGAGCCTCTGTCCCTGTCATTAACATCAATCCAATCCATTCTGCTCGTTTTTCTATCCAGGACAGTTATGCCACCTCCGTCTGTGGCTACCCACAGAGAACCGTCGGAGCGTTCCTCCATCTGTCTGATATGGGGATTGCTTAATCCGTAGGGTGCCTCAGCTTCGGCTGTATATGTTTTTATCAGTGTACTGGACGGGTTGAAAAGGTTGACTCCGCCGCCTCTGGTTCCTGCCCAGATCAGGCCGCTTTCGTCTTTGTAGAGGCTTCGAATCTTATTATAGGAGATGTTGCTGTTCTCTTCGTTCAGTCTCTTCCAACTGTTTTTTTCAAAGTCCAGAATGAAAATACCCGAGCGTTCTGTTCCCAGCCACAGATAGCCGTTGTCAGAAGTAATGGAGCGGATAGAGGTCTTCTCCGGCAGCGCGACAGACCGGACAGACTCCCCATCAAAATGAAAGAGTCCCTGATTCGTTCCTATCCAGATTCCGTCATTTTCATCAGGATAGAGGCTCCGGATAAAAGACTCCCTAAGCATTTCACTGCCCGGGATAAATGATTTGTTTAAGAATCTGCCGCTTCTTGTATCATATAGGGAGAGTCCCTTCTCTGTGCCTATCCATAGTCTGTTTTTATTGTCACAGAGGATTGTTCTTATTCTGTCGTTTATCAGATTAGAATTTGCTTCATTGAGGATTAAAAATTTCTCATCACCACGGTACAGGGCAAGCCCTCCCCCTGCTGTTCCGATCCAGAGCCTTCCGTTAAGATCTTCCTCAATGGCGAAAACCTGGTTGCTCGGAAGACTGAGCGGGTCTTCAGGATTTTTTAAATAGGCTTTGAATTTATGTGTCTCCTTGTCGAAGAGATTCAGGCCGCCGCCATCGGTACCTACCCAGATTCGGCCGCCGCTGTCTTCAAGAATACTGAATATTACAGAACCGCTGATGCTGTCATTATCACCTCTTCCCGGTCTGAAAATGGTGTTGTTTCTACCATCGTAGCGATTCAGACCGCTGAAAGTTCCAAACCAGAGATATCCTTCTGAATCACGGGTCATACAATATACAGAGTTACTCGAGAGTCCATCTTCCATTGTAAGCTGTGAAAATCGGTAGTCAGTGGGTTGCGGGAAAATTTCCTGTAGAAAGAGCAGCAGAGTTGAAATGAGAATGATACGGAATACAGAAATTCTCATACTTCCTATGATATCCTAATTCTGTCTGAATAGCTTTGATAAATATCCAGAATAAATGCCTTAAGATCTTCCTGGGTGTGACGCTGGGAACGGGAACACACATGAGCTGGTTCTCTGCAGATATAGCACAGTCTTTCAGGGAGACCAAGTTCTTTACGGGACAATAGCCTTTTATCTACATCATAAACATCAATGTCCCAGAGTCTTCCCAGGGGATGGGACAATTCTATACTGCTGGTTTTCATCTTTATTTTCCTGGCAGGGAGGGCTATTGCAATAAAGGCCTGGGGGCCTGTATTACTCTGAGTTTCGGAATTATATTCAATGATACTCTCATCGAACTTTTTCAGGATAGATCTAAGGCCTTCTGAAAAAATCTCAGTTATTACAGAGCTGTTTTTTTCAGATCCCGGACTGTTGATACTGAGCTGTATCAGAGCTGATTTGTGAAGACAGATCAGTTTCTGTCTATGATGGCTGCGCATTTCACGAGCATCCAGCATCTCTGTGAGAGTGACAGGGCTATAGTTCATAGGCTTCTTCAATGCTATGGACAAAGAGTGTAAGGGCCAGTAAATCGGCACAGCCCCCAGGTGAAATATTCATACTGGTAAAGATTGAGTTCATCCCCTGCAGTCTGCATACTGCGCCCTGCTGTCTGATTCCTCCTTCTTTCAGAAAAGAAGTGGATAGATGGCGCAGCATCTTCAGACCGCCAGTACCACATCTATGGAGTACGTTGCTGTCTTCTACAAAGCTGTAGAGAAGAATCAGGGTTTCCAGGGAGGCTTCTTCAGGAGTACAGCCCGATTTCAGAAGTTTTTTTAAACGGGGCAGAGCCCTCAGGCGGACTGAGGCAAATCCGGATTCTGCTTCGCCCCGGATACCTCTGTATCCCCCTTCACGGTAGAGTTTTTCCCCATGACTGGAGGCTGGGCCGCTGTGTTTCAGCTCTTCACTGATACCCCGGCATATTTTTCCGGCTTCCATAAGAATTTCAACCCCTGAAATTCTGTTGATTCCTGCTTCCTCTGGCTGACAGATCACTCTATTGACAGCTGCCAGACAGACTCCCAGTGAGAATATCTGCCCCTTGTGAGTATTGATACCTCCTGTTGCCTGAAACATCGCCTTTTCGGCTCTGATCCCGGCAGGCCTGATTTCAGGGAGAACCTTTTCAGAAGGAGAATCTATGGATGTGCTGAGAAGCATTTCTTTAAAAAAAGGTCCAATAGCCTTTGCACTGCAGTAAAAGATCTCAGGAGTCATATCTCTATGAGCTCCATTGTTCAGTCTGTCAACAAGACCCGGTTTTGGACAGAGCTCAACTTCTCTGATCATAGATGAGACTGCCAGAGAGCTGAGCTGTTCCATATTTATTCCCCGGGTTCGGAGGAGAGCAGGCATCAGTCCAGAGCCTTCACCTGACGTATTATATCTATAATAGTCCCGTCTCTGTATTCTACGA from Oceanispirochaeta sp. M1 harbors:
- a CDS encoding tripartite tricarboxylate transporter TctB family protein, with the translated sequence MSLSVLPSLLFLLLGLVYTSATLMLPEASVGRAFEPKIFPLMLGIILISMSISLLIRELKEQKETEKKEPSDVPFFKEAGFKKIGLTCLASIVYALLFDKAGYVISTIIFLELELLLFNGAKNWKINTAVAVLFSLFIYIVFSKLLGVYLPLTPGIWV
- a CDS encoding tripartite tricarboxylate transporter substrate binding protein; translation: MRKVKVMSLMMALFLVLGMSLSAEGQSDSADGNPTYPKGVLDFVAPGGAGGGWDLTIRTTAKALKDTGLVKVPMPVRNNPGAGGSVNLASLQEKKGSAKIVCVYSSPLILTQLNGTTELGYKDVTPLARLIADYAVFVVGADSKYNSMTDVMEALKKDIKSVKIGGISSVGSMDHIQFLMMAKAAGITDLKEIDYVSFDDSATAQVLGGHIDVYSTGLSEVLGLLESGHLKALGQTADHRVGEGVVANIPTCIEQGIDATFVNWRGLFGAPEMPEYAVSYWRETLAELVATPEWDQAKKTNGWDDAYLDAPEFSDFLAQVNDEYTSILTDIGMIK
- a CDS encoding response regulator transcription factor; the protein is MHKILIVDDHPLVRRGLCQILQEFIPLKQLDELSNGNEVLQKMNEVKYDVVILDISLPGKDGLEVLKDLNIQYPQIPVLILSIQSESQYALRALKMGASGCLNKASAPEELVNAVKEVLRGGRYLTQKVSQLLLDDYQGDHSDLPHKQLSEREYQVMIMLVSGLSSSEISEKLNLSIKTVSTYRTRLLQKMNLKNNAQLTYYAVKHKLISESQLPL
- a CDS encoding two-component regulator propeller domain-containing protein; this translates as MRISVFRIILISTLLLFLQEIFPQPTDYRFSQLTMEDGLSSNSVYCMTRDSEGYLWFGTFSGLNRYDGRNNTIFRPGRGDNDSISGSVIFSILEDSGGRIWVGTDGGGLNLFDKETHKFKAYLKNPEDPLSLPSNQVFAIEEDLNGRLWIGTAGGGLALYRGDEKFLILNEANSNLINDRIRTILCDNKNRLWIGTEKGLSLYDTRSGRFLNKSFIPGSEMLRESFIRSLYPDENDGIWIGTNQGLFHFDGESVRSVALPEKTSIRSITSDNGYLWLGTERSGIFILDFEKNSWKRLNEENSNISYNKIRSLYKDESGLIWAGTRGGGVNLFNPSSTLIKTYTAEAEAPYGLSNPHIRQMEERSDGSLWVATDGGGITVLDRKTSRMDWIDVNDRDRGSENDQIYSLLEDSQGRQWIGTDGSGLFMIPPGLSINDVVPIPLLNTEPGSPNRETVWFIHESREGSLWIGTEGSGLFRMKEGILTQYLHDPGKPEGLNGNAVRCIFEDSQNQIWVGTWDGGLNLYMKDLDEFKSFVRSPGKSGSLSDTSVNVIFEDQMNRLWIGTAGGGVNIFYPDDIFFRTISTREGLSGDNIYGILDDEEGNIWLSTDNGLSRVNLTDERIQNFSSADGLVGDEFSQNAYIKTKNGEFFWGGPGGISSFHPAALNFENPLTGHLQITALSIHNLPVKINQSVDGMVILDKDISLKESITLPYSANNLTIRYSLLSYIDPGKHQYTVQLKGLEDRPRFLGNNNEVSYASVPHGEYELEIKGSDHNGQNAVKALKIIVQAPFWMHLWFYFLTGLLLFLILGVIIWYRLRGLNKNNAQLRSFSMHMEQAREEERRGAARDYHDELGQQLTAMKFDLYWLNSHPESSENIRKEKITTLLEIVNDSIESVRSISTNLRPKALDNLTMEEALEWQSRRFRKRTGVSLDILIEMGGKPFTEENQEIKTAVFRIYQEILTNIIRHSAASKVEVRVVKEGGNLSLNVRDNGRGINKNTEKRDDSFGLIGMRERCRHFGGNFSIDNYPDGGTIVRINLPLKE